One Anopheles marshallii chromosome 3, idAnoMarsDA_429_01, whole genome shotgun sequence genomic region harbors:
- the LOC128711468 gene encoding eukaryotic translation initiation factor 4 gamma 1-like, protein MATDSGDVATLAQSTVAEKRQEEDNNNKIDLVADTVSKLSLNGTLGEHGENETASAGGSLEENKLNNNSSSSTGADGDETAATDSTVGNNNSSEPATPTTPTGGVAGPGGPLSIGKRIRRTSEKLNEDAVNGARKKYSLDLLLSLKDSAIGREKPTTIPDVCKSLLKSSPGTFVSSSRHIGGRGGGGGGVGNIGGGQDNSLLPAFMRGMGFGGPPFGEGADGGSGRPPMNRAPYRGRLSAKEMSTRSSAGGPGGADDTDGQMIKVSLNITEEVKLKGSANAWKPSFMMPKVKLDPETEATQQLSREFRSALNKLTPENFGVLKEQIKQLTIDTEERLGNCIKILFEKAIMEPNFSDTYAQLCKELGTEIIVKTKGSDTVMNLKRQLISQCQVEFEKHHKECKTNTDLQEQNEKRTEQGEQTAEQTEEMKMELEEQTNRIRRRALGTIRFIGALYKQEQLGTNTMVSCVMLLLQDSMLDEESLECVCKLLTTIGARIEDSQGRTLQDCFDKLQQISERKKLLSNGEPVCNRIRFMIMDLLDLRKDKWRGKHAQHAPKTRVQIQREVEAEENKNWMLSYKLPRGRTGGDRDGGGGGGSASKNKRLVDEDGFVLPVNNRNNNTWTMPSIDPKKINLAVSKPPGETRLGSASMFQGWNKTTNVFASLNPEDAAAQPPSFFGASGPMGGGGSSGGSGSGSGGGPKSNNKKGGGGGGGGGGNNSKKHYQGRSSSYF, encoded by the exons ATGGCAACCGATAGTGGCGATGTCGCCACGCTGGCACAGTCGACGGTGGCGGAAAAGCGCCAAGAGGAggataacaacaacaagatcGATCTGGTAGCGGACACGGTATCGAAGCTTAGCCTGAACGGTACGCTGGGTGAACATGGTGAAAATGAAACGGCATCGGCTGGTGGCTCGCTGGAGGAAAACAAGCTGAAcaataacagcagcagcagcaccggtgctgatggtgatgaaacAGCAGCGACCGACAGTACGGTCGGTAACAATAACAGCTCGGAACCGGCTACTCCAACCACCCCAACGGGTGGTGTTGCCGGACCCGGTGGTCCATTATCGATCGGCAAGCGCATCCGCCGTACGTCGGAAAAGCTGAACGAGGATGCGGTAAACGGTGCACGCAAGAAATATTCCCTCGATCTGCTGCTTTCGCTAAAGGATTCGGCAATTGGGCGTGAGAAACCAACCACGATACCGGACGTTTGTAAATCGCTGCTGAAATCGAGCCCGGGTACGTTCGTTTCCTCGTCCCGTCATATTGGTGGTaggggaggtggtggtggcggtgttgGAAATATCGGTGGTGGACAGGATAACAGTCTGCTGCCCGCGTTCATGAGGGGTATGGGATTCGGTGGTCCACCGTTTGGCGAGGGAGCAGACGGTGGCAGTGGCCGGCCACCGATGAATCGTGCCCCGTACCGTGGCCGACTGTCCGCGAAGGAAATGTCCACCCGTTCGTCTGCCGGTGGACCGGGCGGTGCGGACGACACCGACGGGCAAATGATCAAGGTGAGCCTGAACATCACCGAGGAGGTAAAGCTGAAAGGTTCTGCCAACGCCTGGAAGCCATCGTTCATGATGCCGAAGGTAAAGTTGGATCCCGAAACGGAGGCAACCCAGCAGCTGTCGCGTGAGTTCCGCAGCGCACTGAACAAACTGACGCCCGAAAACTTTGGCGTGCTGAAGGAACAGATCAAGCAGCTAACGATTGATACCGAGGAGCGGTTGGGCAACTGTATCAAAATTCTGTTCGAGAAGGCCATCATGGAGCCGAACTTTTCCGACACATACGCGCAATTGTGCAAGGAGCTCGGTACGGAAATCATTGTCAAGACAAAAGGATCGGACACGGTGATGAATCTGAAGCGTCAGCTAATCTCGCAGTGTCAGGTGGAGTTCGAGAAGCACCATAAggagtgcaaaacaaacacggaTCTGCAGGAACAGAACGAAAAGCGCACGGAACAGGGCGAACAGACGGCGGAACAGACCGAAGAGATGAAGATGGAGCTCGAAGAACAGACGAATCGCATTCGAAGGCGAGCCCTCGGCACGATTCGATTCATCGGTGCGCTATACAAACAGGAGCAGCTCGGTACGAACACGATGGTAAGCTGCGTCATGCTGCTACTGCAGGACAGCATGCTGGACGAGGAATCGCTCGAGTGTGTCTGCAAGCTGCTCACGACAATCGGGGCGCGCATCGAGGACTCGCAGGGCCGCACGTTGCAGGATTGCTTCGACAAGCTGCAGCAGATATCGGAACGTAAAAAACTACTGTCGAACGGTGAACCGGTGTGTAACCGTATCCGGTTCATGATCATGGATCTGCTCGATCTGCGTAAGGATAAATGGCGAGGGAAGCATGCGCAGCACGCACCGAAAACGAGAGTCCAGATCCAGCGCGAAGTGGAAGCGGAAGAGAACAAGAACTGGATGCTCAGCTATAAGCTGCCCCGTGGCCGTACCGGTGGTGACCGTGATGGAGGTGGTGGAGGCGGAAGTGCCTCGAAGAACAAGCGTTTGGTCGATGAAGATGGATTTGTGCTACCTGTCAACAATCGCAATAACAATACCTGGACCATGCCATCGATTGACCCGAAGAAGATAAACCTTGCG GTTTCCAAACCTCCCGGTGAGACACGTCTCGGATCAGCCTCTATGTTCCAGGGTTGGAATAAAACAACCAATGTGTTCGCATCGCTGAACCCGGAAGACGCGGCTGCACAACCACCGAGCTTCTTCGGTGCATCCGGCCCGATgggcggtggtggcagcagTGGCGGCAGCGGCAGTGGCAGCGGTGGTGGCCCCAAATCTAACAACAAGAaaggtggtggcggtggcggtggaggtggaggAAACAATTCCAAAAAACATTACCAGGGCCGCAGCAGTAGCTATTTCTGA